A stretch of Methylogaea oryzae DNA encodes these proteins:
- a CDS encoding ASKHA domain-containing protein — MDQPAAPRVLLRQGLHQRIVPAHAGQTLKDALNAGDVELAPNCGGGGACGECALRVLSGAVTPTTDAERLRLSEERRALGWRLACQARLLGDVDILLSDRRPAAGWDDIPAAELEAAPSFDAPGPLHPDAVAVDLGSTHIRLSVWRRGTRQRLAACCGRNPQTAIGTDVLSRLAAAAADPASAHRLAAMAVDAIGDALRQLACEHFAGEPIAADRLVIVGNTAMLALLTEGEAGKLLDPLEWQHRLQCRATDLPAWRRVWRLPETAEIQVVQPLGGFVGSDLLADVAATGLAGGGEAALLVDVGTNTELALWDGSRLWVTATPGGPAFEGVGISCGMSAEAGALYRLRRDGEDGALRGEVLGGGPALGLCGSGLVDAVAVLRQGGVLHPSGRFIGDAGDGGYPLADGIALQKRDVDALQRAKAAVAAAAECLLLRAGLKWRDVRRLCLCGAFGRHLHVPHAQAIGLLPGIAAERIELHANAALTGCELALLAPQGPALLEHLRERSVLLNLSLVPEFEDRFIENLRLRPLALDA; from the coding sequence ATGGACCAGCCTGCGGCGCCGAGGGTGCTGCTGCGGCAAGGACTCCACCAACGAATTGTGCCGGCCCACGCCGGGCAAACCTTAAAAGACGCCCTGAATGCCGGCGATGTCGAGCTGGCGCCCAATTGCGGCGGCGGCGGTGCTTGCGGCGAATGCGCTTTACGGGTTTTGAGCGGCGCGGTGACGCCGACCACCGACGCGGAGCGGCTGCGATTGTCCGAGGAGCGGCGGGCGCTTGGTTGGCGCTTGGCTTGCCAGGCGCGGCTGCTGGGCGACGTGGACATCTTGTTATCGGATCGGCGACCGGCCGCCGGCTGGGACGACATCCCGGCCGCCGAGCTGGAGGCCGCTCCGTCCTTTGACGCGCCGGGGCCGTTGCATCCCGATGCCGTGGCCGTGGATTTGGGGTCCACCCATATCCGCCTGTCCGTGTGGCGCCGGGGAACGCGACAGCGGTTGGCGGCGTGTTGCGGCCGCAATCCGCAGACGGCCATCGGTACGGACGTGCTGTCCCGCCTGGCCGCCGCCGCTGCGGACCCGGCGTCCGCCCACCGATTGGCGGCCATGGCGGTGGACGCCATCGGCGACGCCCTGCGGCAATTGGCGTGCGAGCATTTCGCGGGAGAGCCGATCGCCGCCGATCGCCTGGTTATCGTCGGCAATACCGCCATGCTGGCTTTGCTCACGGAAGGCGAGGCCGGGAAATTATTGGATCCCTTGGAATGGCAGCATCGTCTGCAATGTCGAGCCACGGATTTGCCGGCTTGGCGGCGCGTTTGGCGGCTGCCCGAAACGGCGGAAATTCAGGTGGTCCAACCCCTGGGCGGTTTCGTCGGTTCCGATTTGTTGGCCGACGTGGCAGCGACGGGATTGGCCGGGGGAGGCGAGGCCGCCTTGCTGGTCGACGTGGGCACCAACACCGAGCTCGCCCTGTGGGACGGGAGTCGTTTGTGGGTGACCGCCACGCCGGGTGGCCCGGCTTTCGAGGGCGTGGGCATCAGCTGCGGCATGTCGGCGGAGGCCGGCGCTTTGTATCGCTTGCGGCGGGACGGCGAAGACGGGGCGCTGCGGGGCGAAGTATTGGGCGGCGGTCCGGCGTTGGGTTTGTGCGGATCGGGATTGGTGGACGCCGTGGCGGTGTTGCGGCAAGGGGGCGTTTTGCATCCCTCGGGCCGATTTATCGGCGACGCGGGCGATGGCGGCTATCCTTTGGCGGATGGTATCGCTTTGCAAAAGCGCGATGTGGACGCCTTGCAGCGTGCCAAAGCGGCCGTGGCCGCCGCCGCCGAATGCCTGTTGTTGCGCGCCGGGCTGAAGTGGCGCGACGTGCGGCGGCTATGCCTGTGCGGCGCTTTCGGCCGCCATTTGCACGTGCCCCACGCCCAGGCCATCGGTTTGCTGCCGGGCATAGCCGCCGAACGCATCGAGTTGCACGCCAATGCGGCGCTGACGGGGTGCGAGCTGGCGTTGCTGGCGCCGCAAGGCCCGGCGCTGCTGGAGCACCTGCGCGAGCGGTCGGTGTTGCTGAATTTGTCCCTGGTGCCGGAATTCGAAGACCGCTTCATCGAAAACCTGCGTTTGCGACCCCTAGCCCTGGATGCCTGA
- the uvrC gene encoding excinuclease ABC subunit UvrC, translated as MTMESGSTFDIPAFLATLTQRPGVYKMLDAQGAVIYVGKAKNLKKRVSSYFSKSSATPKQIAMVARIHAIEVTVTRTEGEALLLENQFIKRYKPRYNICLRDDKSYPHIYVSIHQEFPQLTFHRGARKRPGKYFGPYPSAGAVRESLKLLQKAFRVRQCEDSYFSNRSRPCLQHQIDRCTAPCVNLITAEAYRRDVEHTLLLLEGEGGRVIEELGATMDAAAQQLDFEKAARYRDRIATLRGILQKQFVAGEKGDLDMIACASQGGVACVQVFFIRKGQQLGDRTFFPKMEEAYDPGNVLAAFIGQYYLDKPVPTEILASHEPTDCALLTEVLAQQAKHGVQITWRVRGERARWLQMAQSNAENALRSQLAARMNMAARYASLKEELALPAIPERLECFDISHTQGGQTVASCVVFDGSGPLKSAYRRFNIEGETAGDDYAALAQAVGRRFARMKKGEHPAPDVLFIDGGKGQVGAVTQALSEMGLGDVMIVGVAKGRERRPGMETLFVPPDCRPLKLPPGSAALLLIQQIRDEAHRFAITGHRQRRGKAAQRSRLDDIPGLGPKRRQQLLKQFGGLGEIAKAGVEDLAALEGISRQLAERIHDALHDRDG; from the coding sequence ATGACGATGGAGAGCGGTTCGACATTCGATATTCCGGCGTTCCTGGCGACGCTCACCCAGCGGCCGGGCGTTTACAAAATGCTCGACGCGCAGGGCGCAGTGATCTACGTCGGCAAGGCGAAGAATCTGAAAAAGCGCGTATCCAGCTATTTCAGCAAGAGTTCGGCGACGCCCAAGCAAATCGCCATGGTGGCGCGCATCCACGCCATCGAAGTGACGGTGACGCGCACGGAGGGCGAGGCGTTGCTGCTGGAAAACCAGTTTATCAAGCGCTACAAGCCGCGCTACAACATTTGCCTGCGTGACGACAAGAGCTATCCCCATATCTATGTTTCCATCCACCAGGAGTTTCCCCAGCTGACTTTCCATCGCGGCGCGCGCAAGCGTCCCGGCAAGTATTTCGGCCCCTATCCCAGCGCAGGCGCCGTGCGGGAAAGTTTGAAACTGTTGCAGAAAGCTTTTCGGGTGCGCCAATGCGAGGACTCCTATTTCAGCAACCGCTCGCGGCCCTGTCTGCAACATCAAATAGACCGCTGCACAGCGCCCTGCGTGAATTTGATTACCGCCGAGGCCTACCGGCGCGACGTGGAGCATACGCTGCTGTTGCTGGAAGGCGAGGGCGGGCGCGTTATCGAGGAGCTGGGCGCAACCATGGACGCGGCGGCGCAGCAATTGGATTTCGAGAAGGCCGCTCGGTACCGCGACCGTATCGCGACGCTGCGCGGAATTTTGCAGAAACAGTTCGTGGCCGGGGAGAAGGGCGACCTGGACATGATCGCTTGCGCTTCGCAAGGCGGCGTGGCCTGCGTTCAGGTCTTTTTCATCCGCAAAGGGCAGCAATTGGGGGATCGCACCTTCTTTCCGAAAATGGAGGAGGCGTACGATCCCGGCAACGTCCTGGCGGCCTTTATCGGCCAGTATTATCTGGACAAGCCGGTGCCCACGGAAATATTGGCCAGCCACGAGCCCACGGATTGCGCGTTGTTGACGGAAGTCTTGGCGCAGCAGGCCAAACACGGCGTTCAAATTACCTGGCGGGTGCGGGGCGAGCGAGCTCGTTGGCTGCAAATGGCGCAAAGCAACGCCGAAAACGCGCTGCGCAGCCAGTTGGCGGCGCGCATGAACATGGCGGCGCGTTACGCCAGTTTGAAGGAAGAGCTGGCCTTGCCCGCGATACCGGAGCGGCTGGAGTGCTTCGATATCAGCCACACGCAAGGGGGGCAGACCGTGGCGTCTTGCGTGGTGTTCGACGGCAGCGGGCCGCTGAAGTCGGCTTATCGTCGTTTCAATATCGAGGGGGAGACAGCCGGCGACGACTATGCCGCCTTGGCGCAGGCGGTGGGGCGGCGCTTCGCGCGCATGAAGAAAGGCGAGCATCCCGCTCCCGATGTTTTGTTCATCGACGGCGGGAAGGGACAGGTCGGGGCTGTGACGCAGGCCCTGAGCGAGATGGGACTGGGCGATGTTATGATAGTGGGCGTCGCCAAGGGGCGGGAACGCAGGCCGGGCATGGAGACGTTATTCGTGCCGCCGGATTGCCGACCGTTGAAATTGCCGCCGGGTTCGGCCGCTCTGCTGCTGATTCAGCAAATCAGGGATGAAGCGCACCGTTTCGCCATCACCGGCCACCGCCAACGGCGCGGCAAAGCAGCCCAGCGCTCGCGTTTGGATGACATTCCGGGGCTAGGCCCAAAACGACGCCAGCAATTGCTCAAGCAGTTCGGCGGGCTGGGAGAAATCGCCAAGGCCGGGGTGGAGGATTTGGCCGCCCTGGAGGGCATCAGCCGGCAGTTGGCGGAACGTATCCACGACGCGTTACACGATAGGGACGGATAA
- a CDS encoding DUF1638 domain-containing protein → MADSGRLSLVGCGVLRKEIARLIEQNHWLLDTDFLEASLHVNLKRLSDQLGACLERHRDERPIVFYGCCHPRMDAMLESVGAFRTDGQNCVEMLLGRERFMAELEAGAYFLLEDWAIHWESVVADTFGGNWAVARDIFHESRRYLLAIRTPCSGDFSAAAERAAQSIDLPLRWMDVGLESLQAVLAAAMARKQAACR, encoded by the coding sequence ATGGCGGACAGCGGGCGGCTATCGTTGGTGGGGTGCGGCGTTCTTCGTAAGGAAATCGCCCGCTTGATCGAGCAAAACCATTGGTTGTTGGACACCGACTTCCTCGAAGCCTCCTTGCACGTGAACCTCAAGCGCTTGTCCGATCAATTGGGCGCCTGCCTGGAGCGGCACCGGGACGAGCGTCCCATTGTCTTTTACGGCTGCTGCCATCCCCGCATGGACGCGATGCTGGAATCCGTTGGCGCCTTTCGCACCGATGGGCAGAATTGCGTGGAAATGTTGCTGGGGCGGGAGCGTTTCATGGCGGAGCTGGAAGCCGGCGCCTATTTTCTTTTGGAGGATTGGGCAATCCATTGGGAGTCCGTCGTTGCCGACACGTTCGGCGGCAATTGGGCTGTGGCGCGCGACATTTTCCACGAGAGCCGTCGTTATCTGTTGGCCATCCGCACGCCTTGTTCCGGCGACTTCAGCGCCGCCGCGGAGCGCGCCGCGCAGTCCATAGACCTGCCGCTGCGTTGGATGGATGTCGGCTTGGAATCGCTGCAAGCGGTGCTGGCGGCGGCGATGGCTCGCAAGCAAGCGGCTTGCCGATGA
- a CDS encoding cobalamin B12-binding domain-containing protein, with protein sequence MLKQIVADYNEAIFDTDKERALQVVEDAVAAGVTPEDIVFKVVIPAIEDMMQTINRDPDANLAQHFMTGQIAAEVTERMIVRFKQPPASAGRVVIGSSHGDLHSLGKRIVSGCLKSLMVEVVDLGVNVAPERFVDEAVAHEAQVIAISSMMVHTAKGENGCLKVRQLLRERGLEGRIKIAVGGAPYRFDPELYKTVQADAWAEDGITAGRAILDLIKEVKAS encoded by the coding sequence ATGCTGAAACAGATCGTCGCCGACTATAACGAGGCGATATTCGACACCGACAAGGAGCGTGCCTTGCAAGTGGTGGAAGACGCCGTCGCCGCCGGCGTGACGCCGGAGGACATCGTTTTCAAGGTGGTGATTCCCGCCATCGAGGACATGATGCAAACCATCAACCGCGATCCCGACGCCAACCTGGCCCAGCACTTCATGACCGGCCAGATCGCCGCGGAAGTCACGGAACGCATGATCGTCCGCTTCAAGCAGCCGCCGGCCAGCGCCGGGCGGGTGGTGATCGGCAGCTCCCACGGCGATTTGCATTCCCTCGGCAAACGCATCGTCAGCGGTTGCCTCAAATCGTTGATGGTGGAAGTCGTCGACCTGGGCGTCAACGTGGCGCCGGAGCGCTTTGTCGACGAGGCCGTGGCCCACGAGGCCCAGGTGATCGCCATCTCCTCCATGATGGTGCATACCGCCAAGGGCGAAAACGGCTGCTTGAAAGTGCGGCAACTGCTGCGCGAGCGCGGGCTGGAGGGCCGTATCAAGATCGCCGTTGGCGGCGCGCCGTACCGTTTCGACCCGGAGTTGTACAAAACCGTGCAGGCCGACGCTTGGGCGGAGGACGGAATCACCGCCGGGAGGGCCATCCTAGACCTTATCAAAGAGGTGAAAGCGTCATGA
- a CDS encoding two-component system response regulator, whose amino-acid sequence MVSMKSEGSSAGQAPVKGDVLVVDDNPDNLRVLEGVVKHAQCRVRLALSGEMALRAIALQKPDIILLDVRMPDLDGYEVCRRLKADPDTCDIPVIFISALQEVEDKVNGFRAGGVDYVVKPFQAEEVISRIRIHLELATARRALREMNTDLEYRVQERTRELQAANANLTLRAMQERALSEIMALSLAKTEMREYLNHAIALLNKRLDWSGAPSRNLVFLADAHDPNAQMLLVAGTGLTPEDRHRCRHIQLGQCRCLRAIFSGQPAFHDCSVRDCDTLGQLSVHEHGRYWIPLLDQERVLGAMVHYLSDGNAEEELDKSFLQRLGDMLALGVARRLADERVVYLAFHDELTGLPNRRLFENRLEMELNRSQRQGGGGAILFLDLDHFKNVNDVLGHAVGDDLLQQVAARLSEDVRKEDTLARWGGDEFLLLLSDVGANVLDITQNVVRVANKLRQSLEQPFIVGDHEIRAGASIGVALFPAEGVSAQDLIKRADTAMYQAKQSGRNNTHFFEHSMQHQALRVLDMERDLRRAVANGEFILHFQPQTDFQGRLVGMEALIRWPKPEGGLVCPADFIPIAEDTGLILPIGEWALRDATTRFAALLRRHALPGEISLAVNISPRQFRDPAFLAIIESVLRDSGLPPERLKLEVTEGLLMGNVDQTVEMMQHLSVQRIRFSIDDFGTGYSSLAYLKRLPIQQLKIDQSFVRDVHNDPLDAAIIAAILSLAHNLEIETIAEGVETMEELAFLHGAGCRYFQGYYFSRPLPWDDMVQMLMRGGIGPAH is encoded by the coding sequence ATGGTGTCGATGAAATCCGAAGGATCTTCTGCCGGTCAGGCACCCGTCAAAGGGGACGTGCTGGTCGTCGACGACAATCCCGATAATTTGCGTGTGCTCGAAGGCGTGGTCAAACACGCCCAATGCCGTGTGCGTCTGGCTTTGAGCGGCGAAATGGCGTTGCGCGCCATCGCTTTGCAAAAGCCCGACATCATCCTGCTCGACGTGCGCATGCCGGATTTGGACGGTTACGAAGTGTGCCGCCGGCTCAAGGCAGATCCCGATACGTGCGACATTCCCGTGATCTTCATCAGCGCTTTGCAGGAGGTTGAGGATAAGGTCAACGGCTTCCGGGCCGGCGGCGTCGACTATGTGGTCAAGCCTTTCCAAGCCGAAGAGGTGATTTCCCGAATCCGTATCCACTTGGAACTGGCGACCGCGCGCCGAGCGTTGCGGGAGATGAACACCGATTTGGAATACCGCGTCCAGGAGCGGACCCGAGAGCTGCAAGCGGCCAATGCCAACTTGACGCTGCGCGCCATGCAGGAGCGGGCATTAAGCGAAATTATGGCGTTGTCTCTGGCCAAAACCGAGATGCGCGAATATTTGAACCACGCCATCGCGTTGCTGAACAAGCGCCTGGATTGGAGCGGCGCGCCCAGCCGCAATCTGGTCTTTCTGGCGGATGCGCACGATCCGAACGCGCAAATGCTGCTGGTGGCGGGAACGGGCCTCACGCCGGAGGATCGGCATCGCTGCCGGCATATCCAGCTTGGCCAATGCCGTTGTCTGCGAGCCATTTTTTCCGGGCAACCGGCTTTTCACGATTGCAGCGTTCGGGATTGCGACACGCTCGGACAGCTTAGCGTTCACGAGCACGGCCGTTATTGGATTCCCTTGCTGGATCAAGAGCGGGTGCTTGGCGCCATGGTGCATTATTTGTCGGACGGCAACGCGGAGGAGGAGCTGGATAAAAGCTTTCTCCAACGCCTGGGCGACATGCTGGCGCTGGGGGTGGCGCGCCGTTTAGCCGACGAGCGGGTGGTGTATCTGGCTTTCCACGATGAATTGACCGGCTTGCCCAATCGCCGCCTGTTCGAAAATCGCCTGGAGATGGAGCTGAACCGCTCTCAGCGGCAAGGCGGGGGCGGCGCCATCCTGTTTCTCGATCTGGACCATTTCAAAAACGTCAACGACGTTTTGGGACACGCCGTGGGCGACGATTTGCTGCAACAGGTTGCCGCGCGGTTGAGCGAGGATGTGCGCAAGGAGGACACGCTGGCCCGTTGGGGCGGCGACGAATTTTTGCTGCTGCTGTCCGACGTCGGCGCCAATGTGCTGGATATCACACAAAACGTCGTGCGGGTGGCGAATAAACTGCGCCAGTCGCTGGAGCAGCCTTTTATCGTCGGAGACCACGAAATTCGGGCCGGCGCCAGCATCGGCGTGGCGTTATTCCCGGCCGAAGGGGTTTCCGCCCAGGACTTGATCAAGCGCGCCGATACCGCCATGTATCAGGCCAAACAAAGCGGGCGGAACAACACGCATTTCTTCGAGCACTCCATGCAGCACCAGGCGCTGCGCGTGTTGGACATGGAGCGCGATCTGCGCCGCGCCGTCGCCAACGGCGAGTTCATTTTGCATTTTCAGCCGCAGACCGATTTCCAGGGCCGCTTGGTTGGCATGGAAGCGCTGATACGCTGGCCCAAACCCGAAGGCGGCTTGGTGTGCCCAGCGGATTTCATTCCCATAGCCGAGGACACCGGCTTGATTTTGCCGATCGGCGAATGGGCGTTGCGTGATGCGACGACGCGCTTCGCGGCGCTGCTGCGGCGTCACGCGCTGCCGGGCGAAATTAGCCTGGCAGTCAATATCAGCCCGCGCCAATTCCGTGATCCCGCGTTTTTGGCGATTATCGAGAGCGTGCTGCGGGACAGCGGTCTGCCGCCGGAGCGGCTCAAGCTCGAGGTGACGGAAGGTTTGCTCATGGGCAACGTCGACCAAACGGTGGAAATGATGCAGCACTTGAGCGTGCAGCGTATTCGTTTTTCCATAGACGATTTCGGCACCGGCTATTCCTCGCTGGCTTATTTGAAGCGTCTGCCGATCCAACAACTGAAGATCGATCAGTCGTTCGTTCGCGACGTCCACAACGATCCGCTGGACGCCGCCATCATCGCCGCCATCTTGAGCTTGGCCCACAACCTGGAAATCGAAACGATCGCCGAGGGGGTGGAGACCATGGAGGAGCTGGCTTTTCTGCACGGCGCCGGCTGCCGCTATTTCCAAGGGTATTATTTTTCCCGCCCCTTGCCTTGGGACGATATGGTGCAGATGCTGATGCGCGGCGGCATCGGGCCGGCGCACTGA
- a CDS encoding uroporphyrinogen decarboxylase family protein: MTPLQRLTATLNGEPTDRIPVFCNLLDQGAQELGMSLEQYYAKGANVAEGQLRMQRKYGYDNVWSLFYVGKEAELLGCRKILFAEDGPPNVEHFVIQDYGDIERLEVPDDIAALPAFAETAECLRILRAEVGGKVPICAYLTASMTLPALLMGMDKWMELLLTGPVELRDLLLEKCSLFFRRQAAAYRAAGADVLLYSNPFGSTYFVGMKRFQALSLPWMEKDLLPDGVDDVVYYCGSAPFNNVIEQVRERLGIRVYYLGPEDDVAEGKRLVGGQGMACGVINDIKLLRWSTDEICAEVRRIVEAGKPGGRFLFGTVVMPYAIPEGKIRAMLGAAFEYGKF, translated from the coding sequence ATGACGCCGTTGCAACGCCTGACCGCCACCCTGAACGGCGAACCCACCGACCGCATTCCGGTGTTCTGCAACCTGCTGGACCAGGGCGCCCAAGAACTGGGCATGTCCCTGGAACAGTACTATGCCAAAGGCGCCAACGTGGCCGAAGGCCAGTTGCGCATGCAGCGCAAATACGGCTACGACAATGTTTGGAGCTTGTTTTACGTGGGCAAGGAAGCGGAGCTGCTGGGCTGTCGAAAAATCCTTTTCGCCGAGGACGGACCGCCCAACGTCGAACACTTCGTTATTCAGGACTATGGCGACATCGAGCGGCTGGAAGTGCCCGACGACATCGCCGCCCTCCCGGCGTTCGCCGAAACCGCCGAATGCCTGCGCATCCTGCGGGCCGAAGTGGGCGGAAAAGTGCCCATATGCGCCTATTTGACCGCTTCCATGACCCTGCCGGCCCTGCTGATGGGCATGGACAAGTGGATGGAGCTGCTGCTCACGGGGCCGGTGGAGCTGCGCGATTTGCTGCTGGAGAAGTGCTCGCTGTTTTTCCGCCGCCAGGCCGCCGCCTATCGCGCCGCCGGCGCCGACGTGTTGCTCTACTCCAATCCCTTCGGCTCCACCTATTTCGTCGGCATGAAGCGCTTCCAGGCCTTGTCCTTGCCGTGGATGGAAAAGGATTTGTTGCCGGACGGCGTGGACGATGTGGTGTATTACTGCGGCAGCGCGCCGTTCAACAACGTCATCGAACAAGTGCGCGAGCGCTTGGGTATCCGGGTTTATTATCTGGGTCCCGAGGACGACGTGGCGGAAGGCAAGCGGCTGGTCGGCGGGCAGGGCATGGCCTGCGGCGTCATCAACGATATCAAGTTGCTGCGCTGGTCCACGGACGAAATCTGCGCCGAGGTGCGGCGCATCGTCGAAGCCGGCAAGCCGGGCGGACGCTTTTTGTTCGGCACGGTGGTGATGCCGTACGCTATTCCTGAAGGAAAAATCCGCGCCATGCTGGGCGCGGCGTTCGAATACGGCAAGTTCTGA
- the pgsA gene encoding CDP-diacylglycerol--glycerol-3-phosphate 3-phosphatidyltransferase, with product MRFNLATTLTLVRIGLIPVLAVCFYLPFAGARSLCAFIFAVAAFTDWLDGYLARKLEQTTAFGAFLDPVADKLMVAITLVLIVQAQPSPWLALAAAVIIGREITIASLREWMAEIGQRKQVEVSWLGKIKTSAQMAAIVVLLLAFDVTATWVGASGYVLLYISAALTLWSMINYLRVALPMLISSKKC from the coding sequence ATGCGGTTTAATTTGGCAACGACGCTCACGCTGGTACGGATCGGGCTGATCCCCGTGCTGGCCGTGTGTTTTTATCTGCCCTTCGCCGGCGCTCGCAGCCTATGCGCGTTCATATTCGCCGTGGCGGCGTTTACCGACTGGTTGGACGGTTACTTGGCCCGCAAGCTGGAACAGACCACTGCCTTCGGCGCGTTTCTGGATCCGGTGGCGGACAAGCTCATGGTGGCGATCACCTTGGTGCTGATCGTCCAAGCGCAGCCCAGCCCTTGGTTGGCTTTGGCGGCGGCGGTCATTATCGGCCGCGAAATCACCATCGCTTCCTTACGCGAATGGATGGCTGAAATCGGGCAACGGAAGCAAGTCGAGGTCAGCTGGTTGGGCAAAATCAAAACCTCGGCGCAAATGGCCGCCATCGTGGTGCTGCTGTTGGCGTTCGATGTGACGGCGACCTGGGTGGGGGCGTCGGGGTATGTTCTGTTGTACATCTCCGCGGCGTTGACGCTGTGGTCCATGATCAACTATCTGCGCGTGGCACTTCCTATGCTAATAAGCAGCAAGAAGTGTTGA
- a CDS encoding 5'-nucleotidase → MTQDRKLVVAISSRALFDLDESHRIFETEGKDAYCRYQMEREEEPLPPGVAFSLVRKLLSINATLAGPPLVEVILLSRNSADTGLRIFNSIQHHKLDITRAAFTSGDSPFAYISAFGAHLFLSANAEDVVQALDAGIAAATIISSGSASSASEQQLRIAFDGDAVLFSDESERIYKTRGLAAFTENEKAAAKTPMSGGPFKAFLAALHYIQTQLGPERSPIRTALVTARAAPAHERVVRTLRAWNIRIDEALFLGGMDKGDFLRAFGADIFFDDQKGHCESASRHVATGHVPHGVANETG, encoded by the coding sequence ATGACTCAAGATCGTAAGCTGGTCGTTGCTATTTCCTCCCGGGCGCTGTTCGACCTGGACGAATCCCACCGCATTTTTGAGACCGAAGGCAAAGACGCCTACTGCCGCTACCAAATGGAGCGGGAGGAAGAGCCTTTACCCCCCGGCGTCGCCTTTTCCCTGGTACGCAAACTGTTGTCCATCAATGCGACCTTGGCTGGTCCGCCATTGGTCGAAGTGATTTTGCTGTCCCGCAATAGCGCCGATACCGGGCTGCGCATTTTTAATTCCATCCAGCACCACAAGCTGGATATTACCCGTGCCGCCTTCACCAGCGGCGATTCTCCCTTCGCGTACATCTCGGCTTTCGGTGCCCATTTGTTTTTATCCGCCAATGCGGAGGACGTGGTGCAGGCGCTGGATGCGGGGATCGCCGCCGCCACCATCATATCGTCCGGCTCGGCGTCCTCCGCCTCGGAACAACAGCTGCGCATCGCTTTCGACGGCGATGCGGTGCTGTTTTCCGACGAATCGGAAAGGATTTATAAAACGCGCGGCTTGGCGGCATTTACCGAAAATGAGAAGGCCGCGGCAAAAACGCCCATGTCCGGCGGCCCTTTCAAGGCTTTTCTCGCGGCTCTGCACTATATTCAAACCCAGCTTGGGCCCGAGCGTTCGCCGATTCGCACCGCTTTGGTCACGGCGCGGGCGGCTCCCGCCCATGAACGCGTGGTGCGAACGTTGCGGGCGTGGAATATCCGTATCGATGAAGCGCTATTTCTCGGCGGCATGGATAAAGGCGATTTCCTCCGGGCTTTTGGCGCCGATATTTTTTTCGACGACCAAAAAGGTCACTGCGAGTCGGCCAGCCGACACGTCGCTACCGGCCATGTGCCCCATGGCGTAGCCAACGAAACGGGCTAA